The following proteins are co-located in the Streptomyces sp. DT2A-34 genome:
- a CDS encoding SpoIIE family protein phosphatase — translation MTSASHRGARAPDAIGETPDRRTSAVGHPGVFQDLLPLALWVTDADGRLVQWSLAAQDLLGHTPEQVLGREADHVLVPEENQELADRLTRTVRAGAAVVARLPVRHRDGTRVEMEMWICPIADQRRGTGVLAIAAETSAVEQMRDALAALEGLFTQSPIGLAMLGPDLRFLRVNEALARMDGVPVAEHVGRRVTDVAPGARALESAMRRALDRGEAVVDFRHTSGGADPERQRTWSCSYAPLLGGAGQRVGVIASLIDVTAGQRAHLEAERARRRLALLAEAGTQMGSTLDLTQTAQEVVRVLVPRLADSADVQLLEEAMAPDETAASAHGVVRRAAAAFTDPAAPADHLAVGMTMKVPPGSVYEQVISAGLPMNLYLGDIGPLIPTPGAERLRAYLYARVGAARLVPLVARGTALGAVVVTRTRGRDPFDDQDTLLIDELVARAALNIDNARMYSRERDAALTLQRSLMNTALPTVSGLELTGRYLPAGDHEVGGDWFDAIALSDDRTALVIGDVMGHGIHAAAVMGQLRTAVRTLARRDTAPDQVLRSLDAAVADLGDNEMATCLYAVHDPATGHCLIARAGHPPPVIADGRGTVAFLDGPTGPPLGVGRQDREIQRVPLPPHSLLVTYTDGLIETRGTDLDQGMQRLAQALRRRPGRPLEEVCDDLLAHVMPEVADDDVAVLLARALPR, via the coding sequence ATGACCAGCGCGAGTCACCGCGGTGCACGTGCCCCCGACGCGATCGGCGAAACGCCGGATCGGCGTACGTCCGCGGTGGGGCATCCGGGCGTGTTCCAGGACCTGCTCCCGCTCGCCCTGTGGGTGACCGATGCCGACGGGCGCCTGGTGCAGTGGTCGCTCGCCGCGCAGGACCTGCTCGGCCACACGCCGGAGCAGGTGCTGGGCCGGGAGGCCGACCACGTCCTCGTACCCGAGGAGAACCAGGAGCTGGCCGACCGGCTCACCCGGACGGTACGGGCGGGCGCGGCCGTCGTCGCACGACTGCCGGTCCGGCACCGCGACGGGACGCGTGTCGAGATGGAGATGTGGATCTGTCCGATCGCGGATCAGCGGAGGGGGACCGGTGTGCTGGCCATCGCGGCGGAGACCTCCGCGGTGGAGCAGATGCGGGATGCGCTGGCCGCACTGGAGGGGCTGTTCACCCAGTCCCCGATCGGCCTGGCCATGCTCGGCCCCGACCTGCGTTTCCTCCGGGTCAACGAGGCTCTGGCCCGCATGGACGGCGTCCCGGTGGCCGAGCACGTCGGCAGGCGCGTGACCGACGTCGCCCCCGGCGCCCGCGCGCTGGAGTCGGCGATGCGGCGGGCCCTGGACCGGGGTGAGGCGGTGGTGGACTTCCGCCACACCTCCGGCGGGGCGGACCCGGAACGGCAGCGGACGTGGTCCTGCTCCTACGCCCCCTTGCTCGGCGGGGCCGGCCAACGCGTGGGAGTGATCGCTTCGCTGATCGACGTGACGGCGGGGCAGCGGGCCCATCTGGAGGCGGAGCGGGCGCGGCGGCGTCTCGCGCTGCTGGCGGAGGCGGGTACGCAGATGGGGTCCACCCTGGATCTGACGCAGACGGCGCAGGAGGTGGTCCGCGTCCTGGTGCCCCGGCTGGCCGACTCCGCCGACGTCCAGTTGCTGGAGGAGGCGATGGCCCCGGACGAGACCGCCGCGTCGGCGCACGGCGTGGTCCGCCGGGCCGCGGCGGCCTTCACCGATCCGGCCGCGCCGGCCGATCATCTCGCGGTCGGCATGACCATGAAGGTCCCGCCCGGCTCGGTGTACGAGCAGGTCATCAGTGCCGGGCTTCCCATGAACCTCTACCTGGGCGACATCGGCCCGCTGATCCCCACGCCCGGCGCCGAACGGCTGCGCGCGTACCTGTACGCCCGCGTGGGCGCGGCGCGCCTGGTTCCGCTGGTGGCCCGGGGCACCGCGCTCGGCGCGGTGGTGGTGACCCGCACGCGCGGGCGCGACCCGTTCGACGACCAGGACACCCTGTTGATCGACGAGCTGGTCGCCCGAGCCGCGCTGAACATCGACAACGCGCGCATGTACAGCCGCGAACGCGACGCGGCCCTCACCCTCCAGCGCAGCCTGATGAACACCGCCCTGCCCACCGTCAGCGGACTGGAACTCACCGGGCGCTATCTGCCGGCCGGCGACCACGAGGTCGGCGGCGACTGGTTCGACGCCATCGCCCTGTCGGACGACCGGACCGCCCTGGTGATCGGCGATGTGATGGGGCACGGCATCCACGCGGCGGCGGTCATGGGCCAGCTGCGCACGGCGGTCCGGACCCTGGCACGCCGGGACACCGCGCCCGACCAGGTGCTGCGCTCCCTGGACGCCGCCGTGGCCGACCTGGGCGACAACGAGATGGCCACCTGCCTGTACGCCGTTCACGATCCGGCCACCGGACACTGCCTGATCGCCAGGGCGGGCCACCCGCCCCCCGTGATCGCCGACGGGCGGGGCACGGTCGCCTTCCTGGACGGACCCACGGGCCCGCCGCTCGGCGTGGGCCGACAGGACCGTGAGATCCAGCGGGTGCCCCTGCCGCCGCACAGCCTCCTGGTGACCTACACCGACGGTCTGATCGAGACCCGCGGCACGGACCTCGACCAGGGCATGCAGCGCCTGGCCCAGGCCCTGCGGCGGCGCCCCGGCCGTCCTCTGGAGGAGGTCTGCGACGACCTCCTGGCCCATGTCATGCCCGAAGTGGCGGACGACGACGTGGCGGTACTCCTCGCCCGCGCCCTGCCCCGGTGA